A genomic stretch from Pseudomonas alkylphenolica includes:
- a CDS encoding sensor histidine kinase, with translation MPMSFSLTQMILISAAYLLVLFGVAWISERGMIPRAIIRHPLTYTLSLGVYASAWAFYGSVGLAYQYGYGFLACYLGVSGAFLLAPVLLYPILKITRTYQLSSLADLIAFRFRSTWAGALTTVFMLIGVLPLLALQIQAVADSISILTGEPVKARVAMAFCALITLFTIFFGSRHIATREKHEGLVFAIAFESVIKLLALGGIGLYALYGVFGGPHQLEVWLLQNQTALAALHTPLQEGPWRTLLLVFFASAIVMPHMYHMAFTENLNPRSLVSASWGLPLFLLLMSLAVPLILWAGLKMGASTSPEYFTLGLGIAANNQALALLAYVGGLSASSGLIIVTTLALSGMALNHLVLPLYQPPAEGNIYRWLKWTRRALIVAIIAAGFGFYLTLQSQQDLANLGIVAFVATLQFLPGVLSVLYWPTANRRGFIAGLLAGILVWMVTMLLPLVGNLQGFYIPLLNMIYVLDDTSWHMAAIASLAANVLLFTLISLFTNASSEEVSAAEACAVDNVRRPQRRELHAASPQEFATQLAKPLGAKAAQKEVEQALRDLYLPFDERRPYALRRLRDRIEANLSGLMGPSVAQDMVETFLPYKSGNENYVTEDIHFIESRLEDYHSRLTGLAAELDALRRYHRQTLQELPMGVCSLAKDQEILMWNKAMEELTGIPAKRVVGSRLTTISEPWRGLLLGFTNIPDEHLHKQRLGLDGQTRWLNLHKAAIDEPLAPGNSGLVVLVEDLTETQALEDKLVHSERLASIGRLAAGVAHEIGNPVTGIACLAQNLREEREEDGEITELSSQILEQTKRISRIVQSLMSFAHAGSHQHSDEPVCLAEVAQDAIGLLALNRRNFEVQFFNLCDPEHWVDGDPQRLAQVLINLLSNARDASPPGSAVRVKSEASEHTVDLIVEDEGSGIPKNIMDRLFEPFFTTKDPGEGTGLGLALVYSIVEEHYGQITIDSPADTQSQRGTRIRVTLPRHVVATSAVN, from the coding sequence ATGCCGATGAGCTTTAGCCTGACCCAGATGATCCTGATCAGCGCCGCCTACCTGCTGGTGCTGTTCGGCGTGGCCTGGATCAGCGAACGCGGCATGATCCCGCGCGCAATCATTCGCCACCCCCTGACCTACACCCTGTCGCTGGGTGTCTATGCCAGTGCCTGGGCGTTTTACGGCTCAGTCGGCCTGGCCTACCAGTACGGGTACGGCTTTCTGGCCTGTTACCTGGGGGTTTCCGGGGCCTTCCTGCTGGCGCCGGTACTGCTTTACCCGATCCTGAAGATCACTCGTACCTATCAGCTGTCGTCACTGGCCGACCTCATCGCTTTCCGCTTTCGCAGCACCTGGGCCGGGGCACTGACCACGGTATTCATGCTGATCGGCGTCCTGCCGTTGCTGGCCCTGCAGATCCAGGCGGTGGCCGACTCGATCAGCATCCTCACCGGCGAACCGGTCAAAGCGCGGGTGGCCATGGCCTTCTGTGCCTTGATTACCTTGTTCACCATCTTTTTCGGCTCCCGGCATATCGCTACCCGGGAAAAACACGAAGGCCTGGTGTTCGCCATTGCCTTTGAGTCGGTGATCAAGCTGCTGGCCCTGGGCGGCATTGGCCTGTACGCGCTGTACGGGGTATTCGGCGGGCCACATCAGCTGGAAGTCTGGCTGCTGCAGAACCAGACTGCCCTGGCCGCCCTGCACACGCCATTGCAGGAAGGCCCATGGCGGACCCTGCTGCTGGTGTTCTTCGCCTCGGCCATCGTCATGCCGCACATGTACCACATGGCCTTCACCGAGAACCTCAACCCGCGCTCGCTGGTCAGCGCCAGTTGGGGCTTGCCACTGTTCCTGCTGCTGATGAGCCTGGCTGTGCCTTTGATCCTCTGGGCGGGCTTGAAGATGGGCGCCAGCACCAGCCCGGAATACTTCACCCTGGGCCTGGGGATCGCCGCCAACAACCAGGCGCTGGCACTACTCGCTTATGTGGGTGGGCTGTCAGCCTCCAGCGGCTTGATCATCGTTACCACCCTCGCCCTCTCGGGCATGGCCCTGAACCACCTGGTACTGCCGCTGTACCAGCCTCCGGCCGAGGGTAATATCTATCGCTGGCTGAAATGGACCCGCCGCGCGCTGATCGTTGCGATCATCGCCGCCGGCTTCGGCTTCTACCTGACCCTGCAGAGCCAGCAGGACCTGGCCAACCTCGGCATCGTCGCCTTTGTCGCCACCCTGCAGTTCCTGCCGGGCGTACTCTCGGTACTGTACTGGCCGACCGCCAACCGTCGCGGCTTCATCGCCGGTTTGCTGGCCGGGATCCTGGTGTGGATGGTGACCATGTTGCTGCCACTGGTGGGCAACCTGCAGGGCTTCTACATCCCGTTGCTGAACATGATCTATGTGCTCGACGACACCAGCTGGCACATGGCGGCCATTGCCTCGCTGGCGGCTAACGTGTTGCTGTTCACCCTGATTTCGCTGTTCACCAACGCCAGCAGTGAAGAAGTCAGCGCCGCCGAAGCCTGCGCAGTGGATAACGTGCGCCGTCCGCAACGCCGCGAACTGCATGCCGCCTCGCCGCAGGAGTTCGCCACGCAACTGGCCAAGCCACTAGGGGCAAAGGCCGCACAGAAGGAAGTCGAACAGGCCCTGCGTGATCTCTACCTGCCTTTCGACGAACGCCGCCCCTACGCCTTGCGCCGCCTGCGCGACCGTATCGAAGCCAACCTGTCGGGGCTGATGGGGCCGAGTGTGGCTCAGGACATGGTCGAGACCTTCCTTCCTTACAAGTCGGGTAACGAAAACTACGTTACCGAAGACATCCACTTCATCGAAAGTCGCCTGGAAGACTACCACTCGCGCCTCACCGGCCTTGCCGCCGAGCTCGATGCCCTGCGCCGCTACCATCGCCAGACCCTGCAGGAGCTGCCCATGGGTGTCTGCTCGCTGGCCAAGGATCAGGAGATCCTGATGTGGAACAAGGCCATGGAAGAGCTCACCGGCATTCCCGCCAAGCGTGTGGTCGGTTCACGCCTGACCACCATCAGCGAACCTTGGCGTGGCCTGCTGCTGGGCTTCACCAACATCCCCGATGAACACCTGCACAAGCAGCGCCTGGGCCTGGACGGCCAGACCCGCTGGCTGAACCTGCACAAGGCCGCCATTGACGAGCCCCTGGCGCCGGGCAACAGTGGCCTGGTGGTGCTGGTCGAAGACCTCACCGAGACCCAGGCTCTGGAAGACAAACTGGTGCACTCCGAACGCCTGGCCAGTATCGGTCGCCTGGCGGCCGGGGTGGCCCACGAGATCGGCAACCCGGTCACTGGCATCGCTTGCCTGGCGCAGAACCTGCGCGAAGAGCGTGAAGAAGATGGCGAGATCACCGAGTTGAGTAGCCAGATCCTTGAGCAGACCAAACGCATTTCCCGCATCGTTCAGTCACTGATGAGCTTTGCCCACGCCGGCAGCCATCAGCACAGCGACGAGCCCGTATGCCTGGCCGAAGTGGCGCAGGACGCCATCGGTCTGCTGGCCTTGAACCGGCGCAATTTCGAAGTACAGTTCTTCAACCTGTGCGACCCCGAGCACTGGGTCGATGGCGACCCGCAACGCCTGGCCCAGGTCCTGATCAACTTGCTGTCCAACGCCCGCGATGCCTCACCGCCCGGCAGTGCCGTGCGGGTCAAGAGTGAAGCGAGCGAGCATACCGTTGACCTGATCGTCGAGGACGAAGGCAGCGGTATTCCGAAAAACATCATGGATCGTCTGTTCGAACCCTTCTTCACTACCAAGGACCCGGGCGAAGGTACCGGACTGGGGCTTGCTCTGGTCTATTCCATCGTGGAAGAGCATTATGGACAAATCACCATCGACAGCCCGGCCGATACCCAGAGCCAGCGTGGCACTCGGATCCGAGTCACCCTGCCGCGCCATGTCGTAGCGACGTCCGCTGTGAACTGA
- the panB gene encoding 3-methyl-2-oxobutanoate hydroxymethyltransferase yields MPDVTLTTLQSLKAKGEKIAMLTCYDATFAQAASRAGVEILLVGDSLGMVLQGHDSTLPVTNAEMAYHTACVKRGNEGALILADLPFMACATIEQAFANSGALMQAGAHMVKVEGAAWLADTIRLLAERGVPVCAHMGLTPQTVNILGGYKVQGRQENQARQMRADAIALEQAGAAMLLLECVPSELAAEITQAVSIPVIGIGAGSATDGQVLVLHDMLGLSLTGRVPKFVKNFMVGQSDIQGALKAYVTAVKDVSFPGSEHGFSA; encoded by the coding sequence ATGCCAGATGTAACCCTGACCACCCTGCAGAGCCTCAAGGCCAAGGGTGAGAAAATAGCCATGCTGACCTGCTACGACGCAACCTTCGCCCAGGCTGCCAGCCGTGCCGGCGTGGAAATCCTGCTGGTCGGAGACTCGCTGGGCATGGTCCTGCAGGGTCATGACAGTACCTTGCCGGTGACCAACGCCGAGATGGCTTATCACACCGCCTGCGTCAAACGGGGCAACGAAGGCGCATTGATCCTCGCTGACTTGCCGTTCATGGCCTGTGCCACCATTGAGCAGGCTTTCGCCAACAGCGGCGCCCTGATGCAAGCGGGCGCGCACATGGTCAAAGTCGAGGGCGCCGCCTGGCTCGCGGATACCATCCGCCTTCTGGCCGAACGTGGCGTTCCGGTTTGCGCGCATATGGGCCTGACCCCGCAGACCGTGAACATCCTCGGCGGCTACAAGGTCCAGGGCCGCCAGGAAAACCAGGCGCGGCAGATGCGTGCCGACGCCATTGCCCTGGAGCAGGCTGGTGCGGCGATGCTGCTGCTCGAATGCGTACCCAGCGAACTGGCCGCGGAAATCACCCAGGCGGTGAGCATCCCGGTGATCGGTATCGGTGCCGGCAGTGCGACCGATGGCCAGGTACTGGTGCTGCACGATATGCTCGGCTTGTCGCTGACCGGACGCGTACCGAAGTTTGTGAAAAACTTCATGGTCGGCCAGAGCGATATCCAGGGTGCGCTCAAGGCTTACGTAACAGCCGTCAAGGACGTCAGCTTCCCAGGCAGCGAACACGGGTTCAGTGCATGA
- a CDS encoding polynucleotide adenylyltransferase PcnB, whose product MLKKLFQSFRPPVRGPHHKRTTPEVINSGQHSLQRGQFSRHAVSIVERLQNAGYQAYLVGGCVRDQLLGITPKDFDVATSATPEQVRAEFRNARIIGRRFKLVHIHFGREIIEVATFRANHPESEAEDSHTSSRNESGRILRDNVYGTLEEDAQRRDFTINALYYDPVSERILDYANGVHDIRNRLIRLIGDPTQRYQEDPVRMLRAVRFAAKLNFGIEKHTVQPIRQLASMLREIPSARLFEETLKLFLSGHAADTFEMLVDLQLFDPLFPASAEALEEHPTYTHTLISQALINTDLRIKQGKPVTPAFLFAALLWPALPGRALRLQSRGMPPIPAMNEAAHELISEQCQRIAIPKRFTLPIREIWDMQERLPRRSGKRADLLLDNPRFRAGYDFLLLRESAGEETDGLGQWWTDYQDSNDSERRDMIRDLGSRDEGASAGPRKRKRSPSKRKRADGGAGE is encoded by the coding sequence ATGCTGAAGAAGCTGTTCCAGTCGTTCCGTCCTCCCGTACGTGGCCCGCACCACAAGCGCACCACGCCTGAAGTGATCAATAGCGGTCAACACTCGCTGCAACGTGGCCAATTCAGTCGTCATGCGGTGAGTATCGTTGAGCGCCTGCAAAATGCTGGCTACCAGGCCTACCTGGTCGGTGGCTGCGTGCGCGACCAACTCCTGGGTATCACCCCCAAGGACTTCGATGTCGCCACCAGCGCCACCCCCGAACAAGTCCGTGCCGAATTTCGCAATGCGCGCATCATCGGCCGCCGTTTCAAGCTGGTTCACATCCATTTCGGTCGTGAAATCATCGAAGTCGCCACCTTCCGCGCCAACCACCCGGAAAGCGAAGCAGAAGACAGCCACACCTCGTCGCGTAACGAGAGCGGGCGCATTCTGCGTGACAATGTCTACGGCACCCTGGAAGAAGACGCGCAGCGCCGCGACTTCACCATCAACGCCCTGTACTACGATCCGGTCAGCGAGCGCATCCTCGACTACGCCAATGGCGTACACGACATCCGCAATCGTTTGATCCGCCTGATCGGTGACCCGACCCAGCGTTACCAGGAAGACCCGGTACGGATGCTGCGCGCCGTGCGTTTCGCCGCCAAGCTGAACTTCGGCATCGAGAAGCACACGGTGCAGCCGATTCGCCAGCTGGCATCGATGCTGCGCGAGATCCCGTCTGCCCGCCTGTTCGAGGAAACACTCAAGCTGTTCCTCTCCGGGCATGCCGCCGACACCTTCGAAATGCTCGTCGACCTGCAGTTGTTCGATCCGCTGTTCCCGGCCAGTGCCGAAGCCCTGGAAGAACACCCGACCTACACCCATACCCTGATCAGCCAGGCGTTGATCAACACCGACCTGCGCATCAAGCAGGGCAAACCGGTAACCCCTGCGTTCCTGTTTGCCGCGCTGCTCTGGCCGGCCCTGCCGGGTCGTGCTCTGCGCCTGCAAAGCCGTGGCATGCCGCCAATTCCGGCGATGAACGAAGCCGCCCACGAGCTGATCAGCGAACAGTGCCAGCGCATCGCGATCCCGAAACGCTTCACCCTGCCGATCCGCGAGATCTGGGACATGCAGGAGCGCCTGCCACGCCGCAGCGGCAAGCGTGCCGACCTGCTGCTCGACAACCCGCGCTTCCGTGCCGGTTACGACTTCCTGCTACTGCGTGAAAGCGCAGGTGAGGAAACCGATGGCCTGGGCCAATGGTGGACCGACTATCAGGACAGCAACGACAGCGAGCGGCGCGACATGATCCGTGACCTGGGCAGCCGCGATGAAGGCGCCTCTGCCGGCCCGCGCAAACGCAAGCGCAGCCCGAGCAAACGCAAGCGTGCCGATGGCGGCGCAGGCGAATAA
- the folK gene encoding 2-amino-4-hydroxy-6-hydroxymethyldihydropteridine diphosphokinase produces the protein MERVYIGLGSNLDEPQEQLRSAIDALRELPDTSLAATSAFYSSESLSPGQPRYTNAVAALDTALAPLDLLDSLQAIETAQGRERKERWGPRTLDLDILLYGDHLIDIPRLKVPHYHMQARPFVLYPLAELVPADFLLADQRSLAKLLADCPFVGLERL, from the coding sequence ATGGAACGCGTGTACATCGGCCTGGGCAGTAATCTGGATGAACCGCAGGAACAACTGCGCAGTGCTATTGATGCGCTGCGTGAGTTGCCCGACACATCGCTGGCAGCAACCTCTGCTTTCTACAGCAGCGAATCGCTGTCACCCGGCCAGCCTCGCTACACCAATGCCGTAGCCGCCCTGGACACTGCGTTGGCGCCTCTGGACCTGCTCGACAGCCTGCAAGCGATCGAAACCGCCCAGGGCCGTGAGCGCAAGGAGCGCTGGGGCCCGCGCACCCTGGACCTGGATATCCTGCTGTACGGCGATCATCTGATCGACATCCCGCGCCTGAAAGTCCCGCATTACCACATGCAGGCGCGACCGTTCGTCCTTTACCCGCTGGCCGAACTGGTCCCGGCCGACTTCCTGCTGGCCGACCAGCGCAGCCTTGCCAAACTGCTGGCAGATTGCCCGTTCGTCGGCCTGGAACGCCTGTAA
- a CDS encoding sigma-54-dependent transcriptional regulator, whose product MPHILIVEDETIIRSALRRLLERNQYQVSEAGSVQEAQERFSIATFDLIVSDLRLPGAPGTELIKLGQGTPVLIMTSYASLRSAVDSMKMGAVDYIAKPFDHDEMLQAVARILRDRQNAPAAPAEARGNGKTGIADKGSSNAANGEIGIIGSCPPMQDLYGKIRKVAPTDSNVLIQGESGTGKELVARALHNLSRRAKAPMISVNCAAIPETLIESELFGHEKGAFTGASAGRAGLVEAADGGTLFLDEIGELPLEAQARLLRVLQEGEIRRVGSVQSQKVDVRLIAATHRDLKNLAKIGQFREDLYYRLHVIALKLPALRERGADVNEIANAFLARQSARVGRNDLRFGHDAEQAIRHYSWPGNVRELENAVERAVILCESPEISADLLGIDIELSDLEDDEPFASLSGNGSAANNTSHEPTEDLSLEDYFQHFVLEHQDHMTETELARKLGVSRKCLWERRQRLGIPRRKSGATSDS is encoded by the coding sequence ATGCCGCATATTCTGATCGTCGAAGACGAAACCATCATCCGCTCGGCACTGCGTCGACTACTGGAACGGAACCAGTATCAGGTCAGCGAAGCCGGATCGGTGCAGGAAGCACAGGAGCGCTTCAGCATTGCCACCTTCGACCTGATTGTCAGTGACCTGCGCCTGCCCGGCGCCCCGGGTACCGAACTGATCAAGCTCGGCCAGGGCACACCGGTGCTGATCATGACCAGCTACGCGAGCCTGCGCTCGGCCGTCGATTCGATGAAAATGGGCGCGGTGGACTACATCGCCAAGCCTTTCGATCATGACGAAATGCTCCAGGCCGTGGCGCGCATCCTGCGTGACCGCCAGAACGCGCCAGCCGCGCCTGCCGAAGCACGCGGTAACGGCAAGACCGGCATCGCCGACAAAGGCAGCAGCAATGCCGCCAATGGCGAGATCGGCATCATTGGCTCCTGCCCGCCGATGCAAGACCTGTACGGCAAGATCCGCAAGGTCGCCCCGACTGACTCGAATGTGCTGATCCAGGGCGAGTCGGGGACCGGTAAAGAGCTGGTTGCCCGCGCCCTGCACAACCTCTCGCGCCGCGCCAAGGCACCGATGATCTCGGTGAACTGTGCGGCCATTCCGGAAACCCTGATCGAGTCGGAACTGTTCGGCCATGAGAAAGGCGCCTTCACCGGTGCCAGCGCCGGTCGCGCCGGCCTGGTCGAAGCTGCCGACGGCGGCACCCTGTTCCTCGACGAAATCGGTGAATTGCCGCTGGAAGCCCAGGCTCGCCTACTGCGGGTGCTTCAGGAAGGCGAAATCCGCCGAGTCGGGTCGGTGCAGTCACAAAAGGTCGATGTGCGCCTGATCGCTGCGACCCACCGCGACCTGAAAAACCTGGCCAAGATCGGCCAGTTCCGCGAAGACCTTTATTACCGTCTGCACGTTATCGCCCTCAAGCTGCCTGCCCTGCGCGAGCGCGGCGCCGACGTCAACGAAATCGCCAATGCCTTCCTCGCCCGCCAAAGCGCGCGTGTCGGCCGTAACGACCTGCGCTTCGGCCACGATGCCGAACAGGCCATCCGTCATTACTCCTGGCCGGGTAACGTCCGTGAGCTGGAAAACGCCGTTGAGCGTGCGGTGATTCTCTGCGAGAGCCCGGAAATCTCTGCCGACCTGCTGGGCATCGATATCGAGCTGAGCGACCTGGAAGACGACGAGCCGTTCGCCAGCCTGTCCGGCAATGGCAGTGCAGCCAACAATACCAGCCACGAGCCAACCGAAGACCTGTCCCTGGAAGACTACTTCCAGCACTTCGTCCTCGAACATCAGGACCACATGACCGAGACCGAGCTGGCACGCAAACTCGGGGTCAGTCGCAAGTGCCTGTGGGAACGTCGCCAGCGCCTGGGCATCCCGCGGCGCAAGAGCGGTGCCACCAGCGATAGCTGA